A window of Gadus chalcogrammus isolate NIFS_2021 chromosome 16, NIFS_Gcha_1.0, whole genome shotgun sequence contains these coding sequences:
- the zgc:113279 gene encoding uncharacterized protein zgc:113279 has translation MRGRFNRKDTYWETDVPTAVEVESPGELSPLPGGSTSSDWPDTPVSGSAHTHPEEPDPPVSGSAHTGLDHPHQKSSDYNLEKRYLGVRVKMPVKDMLRSIRLAQGCDPQELQEKSLKRSKGEKKRVNTCKERQSNKRKRPNKSLEELAIIVEVLEEDLKMGNTYSSHRPSAASNPSPAFLLSFRSTEPSSPTWGGTPPRYGQASCSSPESGPLSSCGSASDPHSPSSDSMSDGGSSDPLSQCLPSYQRCMAGYHSAADDSDGMIPSPEYTAALSSPGPTEFWRAASPDSPDFAPPPGHDLFRDHGVEGHCDDIGGLESEWFSSGHGVGQSSGAYFVSQLQREENELEDVCDSRLLATDGQGRMALHRVACLGKRAQGYAIAKRMASIHCLDLKDSEGMTSLHLAARHNQHLMVADLIGLGANANEKDASGKTCLHICAERGYIRVLEVLKHMMSDGVFVDMDATDNYGLSVLQCAALGLSAAVQELEGRACLGPARLHTLRKEQMMETLECLLQMDNRPPAPGGAYRDTAFDVRREMEPDQFMQGLKSYIKKGNSVTKTWSNL, from the exons ATGCGGGGACGTTTTAATCGTAAGGACACTTACTGGGAAACTGACGTGCCCACAGCAGTGGAGGTGGAATCCCCAGGCGAGCTGTCCCCTCTACCCGGGGGATCAACCAGCTCGGATTGGCCCGACACCCCCGTGTCTGGGTCAGCTCACACCCATCCGGAGGAACCAGACCCCCCCGTGTCAGGGTCAGCTCACACGGGCTTGGACCACCCTCACCAGAAAA GCTCTGACTACAACCTTGAGAAGCGATACCTTGGGGTGCGTGTCAAAATGCCAGTGAAGGACATGCTGAGAAGCATCCGCCTGGCCCAGGGATGTGACCCACAAGAGCTGCAG GAGAAAAGTCTCAAAAGGTCTAAAG GAGAGAAGAAACGAGTGAATACTTGCAAAGAGCGTCAATCTAACAAG AGGAAGCGCCCCAATAAAAGCCTTGAGGAGCTGGCTATCAttgtggaggtgctggaggaggacctCAAAATGGGCAACACTTACAGCTCCCATCGGCCCTCCGCCgcctccaacccctcccccgcCTTCCTGCTGTCCTTCAGGTCTACGGAGCCCAGCAGCCCTACCTGGGGCGGCACGCCGCCGCGCTACGGCCAGGCCTCCTGCAGCAGCCCCGAGTCGGGGCCCTTGAGCAGCTGTGGCTCGGCCTCCGACCCCCACAGCCCCTCCAGCGACAGCATGAGCGACGGCGGCTCCAGCGACCCTCTGTCCCAATGCCTCCCTTCGTATCAGCGGTGCATGGCCGGTTACCATAGCGCCGCCGACGACAGTGACGGCATGATCCCCAGCCCCGAGTACACGGCGGCCCTCTCCTCGCCAGGCCCCACTGAGTTCTGGCGAGCAGCTTCCCCCGACAGCCCAgacttcgcccccccccccggccacgACCTGTTCAGGGACCACGGGGTCGAAGGCCACTGCGACGACATTGGTGGTCTGGAGAGTGAGTGGTTCAGCTCTGGACACGGCGTGGGTCAGAGCAGCGGCGCCTACTTCGTCAGCCagctgcagagagaggagaacgagCTGGAGGACGTGTGTGATAGCAGGTTGCTTGCAACGGACGGACAGGGCAGGAT GGCTCTGCACCGCGTGGCCTGTCTAGGGAAGAGGGCTCAGGGATACGCCATTGCCAAGCGAATGGCGAGCATCCACTGTTTGGACCTCAAGGACTCTGAGGGAATG ACTTCCCTTCACCTGGCGGCCAGGCACAACCAGCACCTGATGGTGGCTGACCTTATCGGCCTGGGCGCCAATGCCAATGAGAAGGACGCATCTGGGAAGACCTGCCTCCACATCTGTGCTGAGAGAGGCTACATCCGCGTGCTGGAG GTGTTGAAACACATGATGTCCGATGGCGTGTTCGTCGATATGGATGCCACTGATAACTATG GACTGAGCGTGCTGCAGTGTGCCGCTCTGGGCCTGAGCGCTGCGGTCCAGGAGCTGGAGGGGAGGGCCTGCCTGGGCCCGGCCCGGCTGCACACCCTCCGCAAGGAGCAGATGATGGAGACCCTGGAGTGTCTGCTCCAGATGGACAACCGCCCACCCGCACCG GGTGGTGCTTACCGAGACACGGCGTTTGATGTGCGCCGTGAAATGGAGCCCGACCAGTTTATGCAAGGACTGAAGTCCTACATAAAGAAA GGGAACTCCGTGACCAAGACCTGGTCAAACCTTTAA
- the atf5b gene encoding uncharacterized protein atf5b has translation MSASILRKKNPAICMGALSIAPLQLAGLSQSGYRKGAELRERQNLIGDGHTDWMTEKVDLSSFVSTTTGSSPRSSLPPSPLQHDVKVPSDLEVMTSLLQEELAQLEDYFRSESSSATAKLDKSSKCDKGVPAMGTQSYYQLPYASYGAGQSDASPVVVTLATGELDLASFCSNPIGRTKIARPAPYNYHHRYHHHHHTNGRRGEPGKLGEDVGLDTWGSRGGYSGSADLSVNHYSTLKPVGKNSVVGVKKVRECALSLKEEESYCFSEGMFCSEEIARGFCHGGSSSYGDGHHKRELGPSMLGSKGSGGYEGGGGLEVLHGSRDGRLSGGPLAQETMGVAGDGYYHQAMVGAEPYHSFIGDLDQPSQASHALDSPHGHYLYPDCLPDQSYECLSRGECEAPLVGGSALHRPHSQRLKHEVCSVKPPLVLGVGLGVGVGVVPLEGGTGERKQKKRDQNKTAAHRYRLRKRAELDSLEEELHGLEGQNRELRDKAESVEREIQYVKDLLIEVYKARSQRLKQDST, from the exons ATGTCGGCATCGATCCTTCGCAAGAAAAATCCTGCGATTTGCATGGGCGCCCTCAGCATCGCTCCTCTCCAACTGGCTGGCCTTAGCCAATCAGGATACAGGAAGGGGGCGGAGTTAAGAGAGAGGCAGAACTTAATTG GTGATGGTCACACGGATTGGATGACAGAGAAAGTTGATTTGTCCTCATTTGTTTCAACGACTACCGGGTCATCTCCTCGCTCATCCCTCCCGCCCTCGCCGCTCCAACACGATGTCAAGGTGCCCTCTGATCTGGAGGTCATGACCTCTCTACTGCAGGAGGAGCTGGCTCAACTGGAGGACTACTTCCGTTCAGAGTCGTCTTCCGCAACGGCCAAGTTGGACAAATCTTCAAAATGTGACAAGGGGGTCCCGGCCATGGGCACCCAGTCCTACTACCAGCTACCCTACGCCTCCTATGGGGCCGGTCAGTCAGACGCCAGCCCCGTGGTCGTTACCTTGGCAACAGGGGAATTGGACCTGGCCAGCTTTTGCAGCAACCCCATAGGCAGAACCAAAATAGCACGTCCGGCGCCGTACAACTACCACCAccggtaccaccaccaccaccacaccaacgGACGGAGGGGCGAGCCGGGGAAGCTGGGCGAGGACGTGGGACTGGACACatgggggtccagggggggctACTCAGGGAGTGCGGACTTGTCTGTGAACCACTATTCCACGCTCAAGCCGGTGGGTAAGAACAGTGTGGTGGGTGTGAAGAAGGTGAGGGAATGTGCTTTAtcgctgaaggaggaggagagctacTGCTTCAGCGAGGGGATGTTCTGCAGCGAGGAGATCGCGAGGGGCTTCTGCCACGGGGGCTCCTCGTCCTACGGCGACGGCCACCACAAGAGAGAGCTGGGCCCGTCCATGTTGGGCTCCAAGGGGAGCGGAGGGTACGAGGGTGGCGGCGGGCTGGAGGTTCTCCACGGCAGCAGGGACGGCCGGCTCTCCGGGGGGCCCCTGGCCCAAGAGACAATGGGGGTAGCGGGCGACGGCTACTACCACCAAGCCATGGTCGGCGCAGAGCCTTACCACAGCTTCATCGGCGACCTGGACCAGCCCTCGCAAGCCTCACACGCCCTGGACTCCCCGCACGGCCACTACCTCTACCCTGATTGCCTTCCGGACCAAAGCTATGAATGTCTCTCCCGAGGGGAGTGTGAGGCACCGCTGGTGGGGGGCTCAGCCCTCCACCGGCCCCACTCCCAGAGGCTGAAGCACGAGGTCTGCTCCGTCAAGCCCCCTCTGGTGTtaggggtggggttgggtgtgggggtgggggtggtgcccCTTGAGGGAGGCACCGGAGagaggaagcagaagaagagggaCCAGAACAAGACAGCTGCTCACAG GTACAGGCTGCGGAAGCGGGCGGAGCTGgactccctggaggaggagctccacGGACTGGAGGGCCAGAACCGGGAGCTGCGGGACAAGGCCGAGTCGGTGGAGCGGGAGATCCAGTACGTCAAGGACCTGCTGATCGAGGTGTACAAGGCACGCAGCCAGCGCCTCAAACAGGACAGCACCTGA